The Kitasatospora setae KM-6054 genome contains a region encoding:
- a CDS encoding ATP-binding protein — MSAAQARRSVRQSLREAGSCTADTEANALLVASELVTNANRHGGGATAFTARVDTAAPAAAPVLRITVEDADSALPHTTPHALRERARPSGRGWALVLLLTDARTVTPLPGGGKRITVTVRLP; from the coding sequence ATGAGCGCGGCCCAGGCCCGCCGCAGCGTGCGGCAGAGCCTGCGCGAGGCCGGCTCCTGCACGGCCGACACCGAGGCGAACGCCCTGCTGGTGGCCAGCGAACTGGTCACCAACGCCAACCGCCACGGCGGCGGCGCCACCGCCTTCACCGCACGCGTCGACACCGCCGCCCCGGCCGCGGCCCCGGTGCTGCGGATCACCGTCGAAGACGCCGACAGCGCTCTGCCGCACACCACCCCGCACGCCCTGCGCGAGCGGGCGCGCCCGAGCGGACGCGGCTGGGCCCTGGTCCTCCTGCTGACCGACGCCCGCACCGTCACCCCGCTGCCCGGGGGCGGCAAGCGGATCACCGTCACCGTCCGCCTGCCCTGA
- a CDS encoding PP2C family protein-serine/threonine phosphatase: MVEYPGGTRADGLPAALSDPARLRAVAATGLMDTGPEEAFDDLVSLAARITGAGRAFVTLVDAERSFWKASVGVDLDDSATRQGPIGQSYCSFLVGAAGEPFVVDDAATDPRTAHHPATGPMAIGAWAGQPLLGPDGHVLGTLCVIDTDPRAWSDSDLATLATLARSVSSEIHLRQALASSRHAHRRSADLARTLQAGLLPAALRTVPGVEAAASYLPASRRERTDIEVGGDFYDLFRTHGDNWAVVMGDVCGKGVQAAQVSSMARYTVRADAADTGSPAGLLGRLHTALLAQGSPRYLTCAYAAFHLTGHGASGTIALGGHPPALVRRADGTVERLGALGTMLGIIPEVSLTDVPFDLAPGELLLLYTDGAIEARPRPGTRPDQAGAVFGEADLIHALADTHGLDAAATIAHLRALLEARHGGWSSDDTALLALRVAQAAAVPHPVQGPPHGTPR, encoded by the coding sequence GTGGTGGAGTACCCGGGCGGGACACGGGCGGACGGGCTGCCGGCGGCGCTGTCGGACCCGGCGCGGTTGCGGGCGGTCGCGGCGACCGGGTTGATGGACACCGGCCCGGAAGAAGCCTTCGACGACCTCGTCTCGCTGGCCGCGCGCATCACCGGGGCGGGCCGGGCGTTCGTGACCCTGGTCGACGCCGAGCGCTCGTTCTGGAAGGCGAGCGTCGGCGTCGACCTCGATGACTCCGCCACCCGGCAGGGGCCGATCGGGCAGAGCTACTGCTCCTTCCTGGTCGGCGCGGCCGGCGAGCCCTTCGTCGTCGACGACGCCGCCACCGACCCGCGCACCGCCCACCACCCCGCCACCGGCCCGATGGCGATCGGCGCCTGGGCCGGGCAGCCGCTGCTCGGCCCGGACGGCCACGTGCTGGGCACGCTGTGCGTGATCGACACCGACCCGCGCGCCTGGTCGGACAGCGACCTCGCCACCCTCGCCACCCTGGCGCGCTCGGTCTCCTCCGAGATCCACCTGCGCCAGGCCCTCGCCTCCTCCCGGCACGCCCACCGGCGCTCGGCCGACCTCGCCCGCACCCTCCAGGCCGGCCTGCTGCCCGCCGCCCTGCGCACCGTCCCCGGCGTGGAGGCCGCCGCCTCCTACCTGCCCGCGTCCCGGCGCGAGCGCACCGACATCGAGGTCGGCGGAGACTTCTACGACCTGTTCCGCACCCACGGCGACAACTGGGCGGTCGTGATGGGCGACGTGTGCGGCAAGGGCGTGCAGGCCGCCCAGGTCAGCTCCATGGCCCGCTACACCGTCCGCGCCGACGCGGCCGACACCGGCTCGCCCGCCGGACTGCTGGGGCGCCTGCACACCGCGCTGCTCGCCCAGGGCTCCCCGCGCTACCTGACCTGCGCCTACGCCGCCTTCCACCTCACCGGACACGGCGCCAGCGGCACCATCGCCCTCGGCGGACACCCGCCCGCCCTGGTGCGCCGTGCCGACGGAACCGTGGAGCGGCTCGGCGCACTGGGCACCATGCTCGGCATCATCCCCGAGGTGTCCCTCACCGACGTGCCCTTCGACCTCGCCCCGGGCGAACTGCTGCTGCTCTACACCGACGGCGCCATCGAGGCCCGCCCCCGCCCCGGCACCCGGCCCGACCAGGCGGGCGCGGTCTTCGGTGAGGCCGACCTCATCCACGCCCTGGCCGACACGCACGGCCTCGACGCCGCCGCCACCATCGCCCACCTCCGCGCCCTCCTGGAAGCCCGGCACGGCGGCTGGTCCAGCGACGACACCGCCCTGCTCGCCCTGCGGGTCGCCCAGGCCGCCGCCGTCCCCCACCCCGTCCAGGGCCCGCCGCACGGCACACCGCGGTGA
- a CDS encoding 3'-5' exonuclease: MEQHLLNVVDVEATCWEGQPPPGQVSEIIEIGLTVVDLASLARVGRHRVLVRPRRSSVSGFCTELTGLTAREVAGGLPFDEACRLLAAEHRAGERPWASWGDYDRLQFTRQCRAAGTAYPFGRRHTNAKAVFTEARGLPKRPGMARALELAGLPLEGRHHSGADDAWNIAALVLTLARSGNWPCEQTR; this comes from the coding sequence ATGGAACAGCACCTGCTGAACGTGGTGGACGTCGAGGCCACCTGCTGGGAGGGGCAGCCGCCGCCCGGGCAGGTCAGCGAGATCATCGAGATCGGGCTGACGGTGGTCGACCTGGCCTCGCTGGCGCGGGTCGGCCGGCACCGGGTGCTGGTGCGGCCGCGGCGCTCGTCGGTGAGCGGGTTCTGCACCGAGCTGACCGGCCTGACGGCGCGCGAGGTGGCCGGCGGGCTGCCGTTCGACGAGGCGTGCCGGCTGCTGGCGGCCGAGCACCGGGCGGGTGAGCGGCCGTGGGCGAGCTGGGGCGACTACGACCGGCTGCAGTTCACCCGGCAGTGCCGGGCGGCGGGCACCGCCTACCCGTTCGGCCGTCGGCACACCAACGCCAAGGCGGTGTTCACCGAGGCCCGCGGCCTGCCGAAGCGGCCCGGCATGGCGCGGGCCCTCGAACTGGCCGGCCTGCCGCTGGAGGGCCGCCACCACAGCGGCGCGGACGACGCGTGGAACATCGCGGCCCTGGTGCTGACCCTGGCCCGGTCGGGCAACTGGCCCTGCGAGCAAACCCGTTGA
- a CDS encoding YqjF family protein, giving the protein MRPEPVTDLAPRTVRPALLSQDWRDVLFLHWPVHPDAVAPLLPPGTFPDVRNATTWVGLVAFSMERLGPGRTPVPYFGTFPEVNVRLYSVDGRGRRGVVFRSLDCPRLPAVLVARTALGLPYRWSRTRWTADGDVLHLATRVRGAGSGARCVLRARVGPRLERPGPLAGFLTARWGLHTRTAGRTVYLPVEHPPWPLHQAEVEHLDETLLRAAGVEVTGPPASVLFSPGVPVRFGPGGAAGPNRTALGSR; this is encoded by the coding sequence GTGCGGCCCGAGCCGGTGACCGACCTCGCCCCGCGGACGGTGCGCCCGGCGCTGCTGTCCCAGGACTGGCGCGACGTGCTCTTCCTGCACTGGCCCGTCCACCCCGACGCGGTCGCCCCCCTGCTGCCGCCCGGCACCTTCCCCGACGTCCGCAACGCCACCACCTGGGTCGGGCTCGTCGCGTTCTCCATGGAGCGGCTGGGACCCGGCCGCACGCCCGTCCCGTACTTCGGGACGTTCCCGGAGGTGAACGTCCGGCTCTACTCGGTGGACGGGCGCGGCCGGCGCGGAGTGGTGTTCCGTTCGCTCGACTGCCCGCGGCTGCCCGCCGTACTGGTCGCACGCACGGCCCTCGGCCTTCCCTACCGCTGGTCGCGGACCCGCTGGACGGCGGACGGCGACGTGCTGCACCTCGCCACCCGGGTGCGCGGAGCCGGGAGCGGCGCCCGGTGCGTGCTGCGCGCCCGGGTCGGCCCGCGCCTGGAACGGCCGGGCCCGCTCGCCGGATTCCTGACCGCCCGCTGGGGGCTGCACACCCGCACCGCCGGCCGCACCGTCTACCTGCCGGTCGAGCACCCGCCGTGGCCGCTGCACCAGGCCGAGGTGGAGCACCTCGACGAGACCCTGCTGCGCGCGGCCGGCGTCGAGGTCACCGGCCCGCCCGCGAGCGTGCTGTTCTCGCCCGGGGTGCCCGTCCGGTTCGGCCCGGGCGGGGCGGCGGGGCCGAACCGGACGGCGCTCGGCTCCCGGTGA
- a CDS encoding MerR family transcriptional regulator yields MSDATDQADTPVGVPTGTVARRLGVSPTTIRSWERRYGIGPSHRGPGRHRRWSPEDVSLLDEMCRLTARGIPPAEAAKAVRAAAPGTRRGPEDGPPPVEPAPGADPVPPSPAPAPATAARPGGSRAMPLGTVRPECRGLARAAVRLDGPEVAEILRAAVDGLGPVRAWNEVMMPALRAAGRKWAADGEQYVEVEHLLSWHVAAALRTAAVAPVRFREAPPVLLAAMPGEQHTLPLEAVAAAMAVRGLPYRMLGAAVPGRALLDALARLGPSAVLLWAQHRATADPHLAREVGRASWGAAGARLDPLVVIAGPGWNRHEHPTGLACPRTLESALDLLQRAVDDRDTSATAARPATAARAPSAAGVAGAAGLVGRAEPPGRKEDPCGPSR; encoded by the coding sequence ATGAGCGACGCAACCGACCAGGCCGACACCCCCGTCGGCGTACCGACCGGGACGGTCGCCCGCCGACTGGGCGTGTCACCCACCACGATCCGCTCCTGGGAGCGCCGCTACGGCATCGGCCCCTCCCACCGCGGCCCCGGCCGGCACCGGCGCTGGTCACCCGAGGACGTCTCCCTGCTGGACGAGATGTGCCGGCTGACCGCCCGCGGCATCCCGCCGGCCGAGGCGGCGAAGGCCGTCCGCGCCGCCGCGCCCGGCACGCGCCGCGGCCCCGAGGACGGCCCGCCCCCGGTCGAGCCCGCCCCCGGCGCCGACCCCGTCCCGCCCAGCCCCGCCCCCGCACCGGCCACCGCCGCCCGCCCGGGCGGCAGCCGCGCCATGCCGCTCGGCACCGTCCGCCCCGAGTGCCGCGGCCTCGCCCGCGCCGCGGTCAGGCTCGACGGCCCGGAGGTGGCCGAGATCCTGCGCGCCGCCGTGGACGGGCTCGGCCCCGTCCGGGCGTGGAACGAGGTGATGATGCCCGCCCTGCGCGCGGCCGGCCGCAAGTGGGCCGCCGACGGCGAGCAGTACGTCGAGGTCGAGCACCTGCTCTCCTGGCACGTCGCCGCCGCGCTGCGCACCGCCGCCGTCGCCCCGGTGCGGTTCCGGGAGGCGCCGCCGGTCCTGCTCGCGGCCATGCCGGGCGAGCAGCACACGCTCCCGCTGGAGGCCGTGGCGGCCGCGATGGCGGTGCGCGGCCTGCCGTACCGGATGCTCGGCGCCGCCGTGCCCGGGCGGGCGCTCCTCGACGCGCTCGCCCGGCTCGGCCCCTCGGCGGTCCTGCTGTGGGCCCAGCACCGCGCCACCGCCGACCCGCACCTCGCGCGCGAGGTCGGCCGCGCCTCCTGGGGCGCCGCCGGGGCGCGCCTCGACCCCCTGGTCGTCATCGCCGGGCCGGGGTGGAACCGCCACGAGCACCCGACCGGACTCGCCTGCCCGCGCACGCTCGAATCCGCCCTCGACCTGCTCCAACGGGCCGTCGACGACCGGGACACCTCGGCCACCGCCGCCCGCCCGGCCACCGCCGCGCGCGCTCCGTCGGCGGCGGGGGTGGCGGGGGCGGCGGGGCTGGTGGGCCGCGCCGAACCGCCCGGGCGGAAGGAGGACCCGTGCGGCCCGAGCCGGTGA
- a CDS encoding alpha/beta fold hydrolase yields MPDRADRLPPGAGSVLLVLHGGRAESLAPQPRLGLARLRMLAFAAAVRRLAADPSLVEVEVGYRYRGWNGGHAHPVADADRALREIASRAPDLKVTLLGHSMGGRAALAVAGHPQVRGAVLLAPWCQPGDAVGQLRGRRLVILHDPADRVTSADASRAFAARARRAGAEVRFVAMPRGGHAMLGGAGAWQRLAARAVTAILAGEPLPDLPPGGS; encoded by the coding sequence GTGCCCGACCGCGCCGACCGCCTCCCGCCCGGGGCCGGCTCCGTCCTGCTCGTCCTGCACGGGGGCAGGGCCGAGAGCCTCGCCCCCCAGCCCCGGCTGGGCCTGGCCAGGCTCCGGATGCTGGCCTTCGCCGCGGCCGTCCGCCGCCTCGCGGCCGACCCGTCGCTGGTGGAGGTCGAGGTGGGGTACCGCTACCGGGGGTGGAACGGCGGGCACGCGCACCCCGTCGCCGACGCGGACCGGGCCCTGCGGGAGATCGCGTCCCGGGCGCCCGACCTGAAGGTCACGCTGCTCGGGCACTCCATGGGCGGACGGGCGGCGCTCGCCGTCGCCGGCCACCCCCAGGTCCGCGGCGCCGTCCTGCTGGCGCCGTGGTGCCAACCCGGCGACGCGGTGGGGCAGTTGCGCGGCAGACGCCTGGTGATCCTGCACGACCCGGCCGACCGCGTCACCAGTGCGGACGCCTCCCGCGCCTTCGCGGCCCGGGCCCGGCGGGCCGGTGCCGAGGTGCGGTTCGTCGCGATGCCCCGGGGCGGACACGCCATGCTCGGCGGTGCCGGGGCCTGGCAGCGCCTCGCGGCCCGCGCGGTCACGGCGATCCTCGCGGGGGAGCCGCTGCCGGACCTCCCGCCGGGCGGGTCGTGA
- a CDS encoding MEDS domain-containing protein, producing MRNARTVPTLEPVDAGDHVCWLVGPGDDFTMTARAFAADGALFGDKVLLIGAPDARWSPDGAPQGVVVDPLTARADGAGWNAAAMLDLVVREADTASRQGFRALRVLARMDRVWPGSANPREIARHELDLDRLAVARTAVIVCAYHRFSFRPDLLEQASGVHPHHLGTRTEMPGFRMYSVGTDCWSVSGVVDSDGADAFRTALDELVARSSTLRLRCEELELMDAAGMRALVDAARRAPGRRIVIEKADETFRHCWSLLGYDVPQIPVELAP from the coding sequence TTGAGGAACGCACGTACCGTACCGACCCTTGAGCCCGTCGACGCGGGCGATCACGTCTGCTGGCTGGTCGGGCCCGGTGACGACTTCACCATGACGGCCCGGGCCTTCGCCGCCGACGGGGCGCTCTTCGGCGACAAGGTGCTGCTCATCGGCGCGCCCGACGCCCGGTGGTCGCCGGACGGCGCACCGCAGGGCGTGGTCGTCGACCCGCTGACCGCGCGGGCGGACGGCGCCGGGTGGAACGCGGCGGCGATGCTGGACCTGGTGGTCCGGGAGGCGGACACCGCGAGCCGGCAGGGTTTCCGCGCGCTGCGGGTGCTGGCCCGGATGGACCGGGTGTGGCCGGGCAGCGCGAACCCCCGGGAGATCGCCCGGCACGAACTGGACCTGGACCGGCTGGCAGTCGCCAGGACGGCCGTCATCGTCTGCGCCTACCACCGCTTCAGCTTCCGGCCGGACCTCCTGGAGCAGGCGTCCGGAGTACATCCGCACCATCTGGGCACACGAACGGAGATGCCAGGTTTTCGGATGTACAGCGTGGGAACGGACTGCTGGAGCGTGAGCGGTGTGGTGGACTCGGACGGCGCGGACGCCTTCCGCACCGCGTTGGACGAACTCGTCGCCCGCTCGTCCACCCTGCGGCTGCGCTGCGAGGAACTCGAACTGATGGACGCCGCGGGCATGCGCGCCCTGGTCGACGCGGCCCGCCGGGCCCCCGGTCGCCGGATCGTGATCGAGAAGGCGGACGAGACGTTCCGGCACTGCTGGTCGCTGCTCGGCTACGACGTCCCGCAGATCCCCGTGGAGCTGGCACCGTGA
- a CDS encoding sensor histidine kinase, with the protein MSENSTTRPEAPAEDSPFRHELYPYAGDAQFLDGAMSFIHDARAGSELVLVAVAGPKERMLRTELEGTDAAEGVTFLDTAVLGRNPGRLIPAWRDWISKATKGHPVRGISESAWSEPSAAESTEFEYHEWLLNLAFAQSPAWWLLCAYDTAALEPAAVESARRCHPMLLSDGAHGPNSAYAREPYVFPELTASADHRELPYQRGRLAAVRAHITACAGRYGLEGARLRELLIAACEVAGNSIKHGGGRGVLRTWVEGADLICEFHDAGHLQDPLVGRLRPTVDQIGGRGLWLVQQLCDLVQIRSTAQGGTTIRLHTRLPG; encoded by the coding sequence GTGAGCGAGAACAGCACGACGCGCCCGGAAGCCCCCGCCGAGGACTCCCCCTTCCGGCACGAGCTGTACCCCTACGCGGGGGACGCGCAGTTCCTCGACGGCGCCATGTCCTTCATCCACGACGCCCGCGCCGGGAGCGAGCTCGTCCTGGTCGCGGTCGCGGGGCCGAAGGAGCGCATGCTGCGCACCGAACTGGAGGGCACGGACGCCGCCGAAGGGGTCACCTTCCTCGACACCGCCGTCCTCGGCCGCAATCCGGGCCGGCTGATCCCCGCCTGGCGCGACTGGATCTCCAAGGCCACGAAGGGGCACCCGGTGCGCGGCATCAGCGAGTCCGCGTGGAGCGAGCCCTCGGCGGCCGAGAGCACCGAGTTCGAGTACCACGAGTGGCTGTTGAACCTCGCGTTCGCCCAGTCCCCCGCGTGGTGGCTGCTGTGCGCCTACGACACCGCCGCGCTGGAGCCCGCCGCGGTGGAGTCCGCGCGGCGCTGCCACCCCATGCTGCTGAGCGACGGGGCGCACGGCCCCAACAGCGCCTACGCCCGGGAGCCCTACGTCTTCCCCGAGCTGACGGCCTCGGCCGACCACCGGGAACTCCCCTACCAGCGGGGCCGGCTCGCCGCGGTGCGGGCCCACATCACCGCCTGCGCGGGCCGGTACGGCCTGGAGGGCGCCCGCCTTCGCGAACTGCTGATCGCCGCCTGCGAGGTCGCCGGCAACAGCATCAAGCACGGCGGCGGCCGGGGCGTCCTGCGCACCTGGGTGGAGGGCGCGGACCTGATCTGCGAGTTCCACGACGCCGGCCACCTCCAGGATCCGCTGGTCGGCCGCCTCCGCCCCACCGTCGACCAGATCGGCGGCCGCGGGCTCTGGCTCGTCCAGCAGCTCTGCGACCTGGTCCAGATCCGCTCCACCGCGCAGGGCGGCACCACCATCCGGCTGCACACCCGACTGCCCGGCTGA
- a CDS encoding cryptochrome/photolyase family protein has protein sequence MSGPRAHWLFGDQLGPHFLAPSGPGPDPDAPVVIVEARSVFRRRRFHRAKAHLVLSAMRHRAAELGDRARYVRAETYREGLRRAVGERGVTVCHPTSRAALGLVTALPRVEVLPPRGFLVPFGDFRRWADGLGERRLLMEDFYRRVRRAEHLLLDPGGQPVGGRWNLDADNREPPPRGEGVLPVPPPRWPEEDEIDERVRADLDRWERSGEVRFVGRDGPRRFAATRAEALRALEHFVTARLPHFGRWEDAVLAADPWMAHSLLSVPLNLGLLDPGECARRAEDAYRSGSAPLNSVEGFVRQVAGWREYVWQLYWYLGEEHRHRNALGHHAPLPDWFAELDADAVRARCLSGALAQVRDTGWVHHIPRLMVLGNWALQHGYDPAAVTDWFHRCFVDGYDWVMVPNVVGMSQYADGGTVTTKPYTCGGAYLNRMSDLCRPCAYRPGDRTGERACPFTAGYWAFTHRHRDLLAANHRAVRAVRGLDRLDDLPELLAAEAVRGDAAP, from the coding sequence GTGAGCGGCCCCAGGGCGCACTGGCTCTTCGGGGACCAGCTCGGGCCGCACTTCCTCGCCCCGTCCGGGCCGGGACCGGACCCCGACGCGCCCGTGGTGATCGTCGAGGCCCGCTCGGTGTTCCGCCGCCGGCGCTTCCACCGGGCCAAGGCCCACCTGGTGCTGTCCGCGATGCGGCACCGGGCCGCCGAACTCGGCGACCGGGCCCGCTACGTCCGGGCGGAGACCTACCGGGAGGGGCTGCGGCGGGCGGTGGGGGAGCGTGGCGTCACGGTCTGCCACCCGACGTCCCGGGCGGCGCTCGGCCTGGTGACGGCGCTGCCCCGGGTGGAGGTGCTGCCGCCCCGCGGCTTCCTGGTCCCGTTCGGGGACTTCCGTCGCTGGGCGGACGGGCTCGGGGAACGGCGGCTGCTGATGGAGGACTTCTACCGCCGGGTCCGCCGGGCCGAGCACCTGCTGCTGGACCCCGGCGGGCAACCCGTCGGCGGCCGGTGGAACCTCGACGCCGACAACCGGGAACCGCCGCCGCGCGGGGAGGGCGTCCTGCCCGTGCCGCCGCCCCGGTGGCCCGAGGAGGACGAGATCGACGAACGGGTGCGGGCCGACCTCGACCGCTGGGAGCGGTCCGGCGAGGTGCGCTTCGTCGGGCGGGACGGCCCTCGCCGCTTCGCCGCCACCCGCGCCGAGGCGCTGCGCGCGCTGGAGCACTTCGTCACCGCCCGGCTGCCCCACTTCGGACGCTGGGAGGACGCCGTCCTGGCCGCGGACCCGTGGATGGCGCACAGCCTGCTCTCCGTCCCGCTGAACCTCGGCCTGCTCGACCCGGGCGAGTGCGCGCGCCGCGCCGAGGACGCGTACCGCTCCGGGAGCGCCCCGCTCAACAGCGTCGAGGGGTTCGTCCGGCAGGTGGCCGGCTGGCGCGAGTACGTCTGGCAGCTGTACTGGTACCTCGGCGAGGAGCACCGGCACCGCAACGCGCTCGGCCACCACGCGCCCCTGCCCGACTGGTTCGCCGAACTGGACGCGGACGCGGTGCGGGCCCGCTGCCTGTCCGGCGCGCTCGCCCAGGTCCGGGACACCGGGTGGGTCCACCACATCCCGCGGCTGATGGTGCTCGGGAACTGGGCCCTGCAGCACGGCTACGACCCGGCCGCGGTCACCGACTGGTTCCACCGCTGCTTCGTGGACGGCTACGACTGGGTGATGGTCCCCAACGTGGTCGGCATGTCGCAGTACGCCGACGGCGGCACCGTCACCACCAAGCCCTACACCTGCGGCGGCGCCTACCTGAACCGGATGAGCGACCTCTGCCGCCCGTGCGCCTACCGCCCCGGCGACCGGACCGGGGAGCGGGCCTGCCCGTTCACCGCCGGCTACTGGGCCTTCACCCACCGCCACCGCGACCTGCTGGCCGCCAACCACCGCGCCGTCCGCGCCGTCCGGGGACTCGACCGGCTCGACGACCTCCCCGAACTGCTGGCGGCCGAGGCCGTCCGCGGCGACGCCGCCCCCTGA
- a CDS encoding DUF4383 domain-containing protein, translating into MDFRDELPVDHRLANVYRIGAGLCGVALLVFGCLGLADGLAFFSTSGEQVAGLTSNGLLSLVSIATAAVLIVGAVIGGNTASTINIVVGTLFVLSGFVNLALLDSGANLLAFRIPNVVFSFAMGLVIATFGMYGRVSSKLPLDNPYWRHRHPETARTPAARPLGGPAPRPGITGQAR; encoded by the coding sequence ATGGACTTCCGAGACGAGCTTCCCGTCGACCACCGGCTCGCCAACGTCTACCGGATCGGCGCCGGACTGTGCGGCGTGGCGCTGCTGGTGTTCGGCTGCCTGGGCCTGGCGGACGGCCTGGCGTTCTTCAGCACCAGCGGCGAACAGGTCGCCGGGCTGACCAGCAACGGCCTGCTCAGCCTGGTCTCCATCGCCACCGCCGCGGTGCTGATCGTCGGGGCGGTGATCGGCGGCAACACCGCGTCCACGATCAACATCGTGGTGGGCACCCTCTTCGTCCTGAGCGGGTTCGTCAACCTGGCCCTGCTCGACTCGGGGGCCAACCTGCTGGCCTTCCGGATCCCCAACGTCGTGTTCAGCTTCGCCATGGGGCTGGTCATCGCCACGTTCGGGATGTACGGCCGGGTCAGCTCCAAGCTCCCGCTCGACAACCCGTACTGGCGGCACCGCCACCCCGAGACGGCCCGGACCCCGGCGGCGCGCCCGCTCGGCGGCCCGGCGCCGCGCCCGGGCATCACCGGTCAGGCGCGGTGA
- a CDS encoding DUF7691 family protein produces MSSSLSVFLVDPARLNALVGAADPHLLRELEERLASRLESSDRWFSSEIENGAPTAAEALRALVDGGPYSADREHAFRYGYAYEQLCSVAGWRLDNSSFSPFRGSWLDEVDQGLKALGVSAVSVSDFFYGSALPAGVPTPETYPCCDEWSHAACVTALEQFEQGRRDGLAPDLDREVAEAASQVVSWLRRAVRTPDLVVIGFFY; encoded by the coding sequence ATGAGTTCTTCGCTGAGTGTCTTCCTGGTCGACCCGGCCCGCCTGAACGCCCTCGTCGGCGCCGCCGACCCGCACCTGCTGCGGGAGCTGGAGGAACGCCTCGCGAGCAGGCTGGAGTCCTCCGACCGCTGGTTCTCGTCCGAGATCGAGAACGGCGCGCCCACCGCCGCCGAGGCGCTGCGCGCGCTGGTCGACGGCGGCCCGTACTCGGCGGACCGGGAGCACGCCTTCCGCTACGGCTACGCGTACGAGCAGCTGTGCTCGGTGGCCGGCTGGCGGCTCGACAACAGCAGCTTCTCGCCGTTCCGCGGCTCCTGGCTGGACGAGGTCGACCAGGGCCTGAAGGCCCTGGGCGTCAGCGCCGTCTCGGTGTCGGACTTCTTCTACGGCTCCGCCCTGCCCGCCGGGGTCCCCACCCCCGAGACGTACCCGTGCTGCGACGAGTGGTCGCACGCCGCCTGCGTCACCGCCCTGGAGCAGTTCGAGCAGGGCCGACGGGACGGCCTCGCCCCTGACCTGGACCGCGAGGTCGCCGAAGCCGCCTCCCAGGTGGTCTCCTGGCTGCGCCGGGCCGTCCGGACGCCCGACCTGGTCGTCATCGGCTTCTTCTACTGA
- a CDS encoding sigma-70 family RNA polymerase sigma factor, protein MRTTSSPAFPRPLPGDARSPRAERLRALMERTARGDREAYAGLYEELAPIVHGMALRVLGNPAQAEEVAQEALLEVWRSAPSYRPERGPVAAWACTIAHRRAVDRVRSVRASHEREQRVFREDRTVPEPVAETVERTMESARVRRALSGLSPAQREALVLAYYGGHSQSQIAAALGLPLGTVKSRMRDGLLRLRGALHDG, encoded by the coding sequence ATGCGAACCACCTCCTCCCCCGCCTTCCCGCGACCCCTGCCCGGAGACGCCCGCTCCCCGCGCGCCGAGCGGCTGCGCGCCCTGATGGAGCGGACGGCCCGGGGCGACCGGGAGGCGTACGCCGGCCTCTACGAGGAACTCGCGCCGATCGTCCACGGCATGGCGCTGCGGGTGCTCGGGAATCCCGCCCAGGCCGAGGAAGTCGCCCAGGAAGCCCTCCTGGAGGTCTGGCGCTCGGCGCCGTCCTACCGGCCCGAGCGGGGCCCGGTCGCCGCCTGGGCCTGCACGATCGCCCACCGGCGCGCCGTGGACCGGGTCAGGTCGGTCCGCGCGTCCCACGAGCGCGAGCAGCGCGTGTTCCGGGAGGACCGGACGGTCCCGGAGCCCGTCGCCGAGACGGTCGAGCGGACCATGGAGTCCGCCCGGGTCCGCCGCGCCCTGTCCGGCCTGAGCCCGGCCCAGCGCGAAGCGCTGGTGCTCGCCTACTACGGCGGCCACTCGCAGAGCCAGATAGCCGCCGCCCTCGGGCTGCCGCTGGGCACGGTCAAGTCCCGGATGCGGGACGGCCTGCTGCGCCTGCGCGGCGCCCTGCACGACGGCTGA